The Paenibacillus sp. YPG26 genome includes a window with the following:
- a CDS encoding sugar ABC transporter ATP-binding protein, whose protein sequence is MTLKLHGISHDFGGGPVLQEADLAVHPGEVHALLGMNGAGKSTLMHIAAGLYSPLEGTVEINGERVVLEGPSDAVSKGVVFLTQEVDRGLVPQLSVHENLTVSLLRSERAFLFRKRLNRQRAAELLKEYGLVIDVDQPVSRLSLYEKQMLSIVRAVSNQAKYLLLDEPTAAFDRKEAERFYQVVRQLQEQGIGIVLISHKLHEVFSLADVITVLRGGKTVLQLPSRETTPEEVVEAMTGGESIIDRRARPSGEAAPIKFEVRELRLDEGHPGINLQIREGEILTVFGLLGSGKTELAEKLFGVRGSYKAGLMGEERRIGSTSEAVSNGIAFVPEERGRHGIWKREDIRTHLALSFRGLISKSRELRYSRDLIASFTIRPSSPSHLAGQLSGGNQQKVAIAKWFAAKRDLVIFDEPMKGIDVAAREAIFQMIESLANQGTSILYFTAEPDEALRISDRILILADRQIQGEYDPFDTTMDELLLAADKEAKAVEHS, encoded by the coding sequence ATGACGCTGAAGCTTCACGGAATTTCGCATGACTTCGGCGGCGGACCCGTTCTCCAGGAGGCTGACCTCGCGGTCCATCCCGGAGAAGTGCATGCATTGCTTGGCATGAATGGAGCAGGCAAAAGCACTCTGATGCATATTGCAGCAGGCCTGTATTCTCCGCTTGAAGGGACGGTTGAAATTAACGGCGAGCGGGTTGTCTTGGAGGGGCCATCAGATGCGGTCTCCAAAGGTGTGGTGTTCCTTACCCAGGAAGTGGATCGGGGCCTAGTCCCGCAGCTGTCTGTTCATGAGAATCTGACCGTATCCCTCTTAAGGAGTGAACGGGCATTCTTGTTCCGCAAGAGATTGAACAGGCAGAGGGCAGCAGAGCTGCTTAAGGAGTACGGCCTTGTTATAGATGTTGATCAGCCAGTAAGCCGGTTGTCTCTCTATGAGAAGCAGATGTTATCGATTGTTCGCGCGGTAAGTAATCAGGCGAAATACTTGCTGCTTGATGAACCTACGGCGGCATTTGACCGGAAAGAGGCTGAGCGGTTCTACCAGGTGGTTCGTCAGCTGCAGGAACAGGGGATTGGGATTGTACTCATCTCGCACAAGCTGCATGAGGTGTTCTCATTAGCTGATGTTATTACGGTCCTTCGGGGAGGGAAGACGGTACTGCAGCTTCCTTCCCGGGAGACAACACCAGAAGAAGTGGTTGAAGCGATGACAGGGGGAGAGTCGATCATTGACCGACGGGCAAGACCTAGCGGCGAAGCCGCGCCGATTAAGTTCGAAGTAAGAGAGCTTCGCCTGGATGAGGGTCATCCGGGAATCAATCTTCAGATCAGAGAAGGAGAGATCCTGACCGTATTTGGTCTGCTCGGAAGCGGGAAGACGGAACTCGCGGAGAAGCTGTTCGGCGTACGGGGCAGCTATAAAGCCGGCCTTATGGGCGAGGAGCGCCGTATCGGCAGCACTTCCGAGGCTGTAAGCAATGGAATCGCCTTCGTGCCCGAGGAGCGGGGGCGCCATGGAATATGGAAGAGAGAGGATATAAGGACTCATCTGGCTTTATCCTTTAGAGGCCTGATCTCGAAGTCCCGGGAACTGAGGTACAGCCGGGATTTGATAGCGTCGTTCACGATTCGTCCCAGCTCTCCTTCTCATTTGGCCGGACAGCTGAGTGGAGGCAACCAGCAGAAGGTAGCCATCGCGAAGTGGTTCGCAGCCAAGAGGGATCTGGTTATATTCGATGAGCCTATGAAAGGGATTGATGTTGCCGCAAGAGAGGCAATATTCCAAATGATCGAATCCCTGGCCAACCAGGGAACATCGATTCTATATTTTACGGCAGAACCGGACGAGGCGCTGCGGATCTCTGATCGAATTCTGATTCTGGCAGACAGGCAGATCCAGGGTGAGTATGACCCGTTCGATACTACGATGGATGAGCTGCTGCTTGCAGCAGACAAGGAGGCCAAGGCAGTTGAGCACAGTTAA
- a CDS encoding ABC transporter ATP-binding protein, whose protein sequence is MDKSTTDEPGSSIPVPALEVRGLSKSFRDKRQSLPVLKDISLSVAQGEFVSIVGPSGSGKSTLFHLIGGLTEPDQGQILLQGQDITGQKGHISYVPQQPALFPWRTIEDNVILAMEVDGVTVKEARAEAREWLLRAGLGGFESSYPHKLSGGMQQRASFLRGLLGRQEVMCLDEPFSALDALTRSDMQHWLLNIWEENKRSVLFITHSIEEALLLSDTVYLFSSRPAAVLHKVNVPFPRPRRDEITESPSFLALKRELTQYMREEQKKMLEGSRSYAE, encoded by the coding sequence ATGGACAAGTCAACAACGGATGAACCGGGGTCCTCTATTCCAGTTCCTGCACTCGAGGTTCGTGGCCTTAGCAAGAGCTTCCGGGACAAGCGTCAGAGCCTGCCGGTGCTGAAGGACATCTCGCTATCGGTTGCGCAAGGTGAGTTCGTGTCCATCGTTGGCCCGTCAGGCAGCGGCAAGAGTACCTTGTTCCACCTGATCGGCGGTCTGACCGAGCCGGATCAGGGCCAAATTCTGCTGCAAGGCCAGGATATCACCGGGCAGAAGGGACATATCAGTTATGTTCCCCAGCAGCCGGCTTTATTCCCTTGGCGGACAATTGAAGATAATGTGATTCTGGCGATGGAAGTAGACGGTGTAACGGTTAAGGAGGCCCGGGCGGAGGCTAGAGAATGGCTGCTTCGCGCAGGACTTGGTGGATTCGAGAGCTCCTATCCGCACAAGCTGTCCGGCGGCATGCAGCAGCGCGCCTCCTTCCTTCGCGGACTGCTGGGCAGACAGGAAGTGATGTGCCTGGATGAACCCTTCAGCGCACTTGATGCGCTGACCCGGAGCGACATGCAGCATTGGCTGTTGAATATCTGGGAAGAGAATAAGCGCTCGGTGCTGTTCATTACTCACAGTATTGAGGAAGCTCTGCTGCTGTCGGATACGGTATATCTGTTCTCGAGCCGTCCGGCTGCGGTGCTGCATAAGGTTAACGTTCCTTTTCCAAGGCCGCGCCGGGACGAGATTACAGAGAGCCCTTCCTTCCTCGCCCTGAAGCGGGAGCTGACGCAGTACATGCGGGAGGAACAGAAGAAAATGCTTGAAGGGAGCCGCTCCTATGCTGAATAA
- a CDS encoding VOC family protein: MTQRKVDHVGIVVRDIDASIRFYTEILGFELKGTLLHSNGIFKLAFLGFGGSNETEIELIQGYSDTLPSEATVHHFAITVPDIEEEFRRIKSFDQVQFIDSEITTLPNGYRYFFIYGPEKEWIELFQR, translated from the coding sequence ATGACACAGCGGAAAGTTGATCACGTCGGGATAGTAGTTCGGGATATTGATGCTTCGATCCGGTTCTATACGGAAATTCTGGGATTTGAGCTAAAGGGGACTCTTCTGCATTCCAACGGGATTTTCAAGCTGGCCTTCCTTGGATTCGGGGGCAGCAACGAAACGGAGATTGAACTGATCCAAGGTTACAGCGATACGCTGCCTTCGGAAGCGACTGTGCATCACTTTGCTATTACAGTTCCGGATATCGAGGAAGAATTCCGGCGTATTAAATCCTTCGATCAGGTTCAATTCATTGACTCGGAGATTACCACACTGCCTAACGGATACCGTTACTTCTTCATCTATGGACCTGAGAAGGAATGGATTGAGCTGTTCCAGCGTTAG
- a CDS encoding cold-shock protein has translation METGTVKWFNAEKGFGFIEVEGGNDVFVHFSAITGEGFKTLDEGQRVQFNVVQGNRGPQAENVVKL, from the coding sequence ATGGAAACAGGAACAGTTAAATGGTTCAACGCTGAGAAAGGCTTTGGCTTCATCGAAGTTGAAGGCGGCAACGATGTATTCGTGCATTTCAGCGCAATCACTGGCGAAGGCTTCAAGACGCTTGACGAAGGACAGCGCGTACAATTCAACGTTGTTCAAGGCAACCGCGGACCGCAAGCCGAGAACGTTGTAAAACTGTAA
- a CDS encoding sugar ABC transporter substrate-binding protein: MKKWLSLMLITVVLFVSACTNEQSGSNQKADVQANTSDKNNSAAAPAAGGENKTNAEQTTGTTGATAGSAELPEKLNKPVRIALVTRITSGSFFNSYNKGVQEQVDAFGGELKIYDSANDLAKMASNIEAAINEKVDAILVNNGTAQALEPAVKKALAAGIPVVAYDSDLNLPGVSAINQDDYLLAWQSLKKLAGDLNGKGDIAVLWVAGYLPMERRQVIIDAFKKRYPNIKEVARFGSVTSNTSLDTQAQVEALLKKYPNPGDLDAIYSNWNEFTRGALQALKQAGRTDIKVYGIDLTDEELPLFQDPNSPWQAASATNPGDVGKVQARLAYQKIAGEQVPEDVSIEPHLIDRTVLPKEKISFTDLDKYVPGWGKSDEARSPWMAELEKGSAK, translated from the coding sequence ATGAAAAAATGGCTTAGCTTAATGCTGATCACGGTTGTACTATTCGTGTCGGCATGCACCAATGAACAATCCGGCTCCAATCAGAAGGCGGATGTTCAGGCCAATACGAGCGACAAGAACAACTCAGCAGCTGCGCCTGCTGCCGGTGGAGAGAATAAGACTAATGCAGAGCAGACAACAGGAACTACCGGAGCCACAGCAGGGAGCGCGGAGCTTCCCGAGAAGCTGAACAAGCCTGTGCGCATTGCACTTGTTACACGGATTACGTCTGGATCGTTCTTCAATTCTTACAATAAGGGAGTCCAGGAGCAAGTTGATGCATTTGGCGGTGAATTGAAAATCTATGATTCTGCGAATGACCTTGCCAAGATGGCTTCCAATATTGAAGCTGCCATCAACGAGAAGGTGGATGCGATTCTTGTTAATAACGGAACAGCCCAGGCTCTGGAGCCTGCGGTGAAAAAGGCACTGGCTGCGGGTATCCCGGTAGTGGCCTATGACAGTGATCTTAATCTGCCTGGTGTATCTGCAATTAATCAGGACGATTACTTGCTGGCCTGGCAGTCGCTTAAGAAGCTCGCGGGTGATCTGAATGGCAAGGGGGATATTGCTGTACTGTGGGTAGCTGGTTATCTGCCTATGGAGCGCCGTCAAGTCATCATTGACGCTTTCAAGAAGCGGTATCCGAACATTAAGGAAGTCGCCCGGTTCGGAAGTGTCACATCGAATACTTCTTTGGATACCCAGGCTCAGGTCGAGGCACTGCTGAAGAAATATCCGAATCCCGGAGACCTGGATGCAATCTATTCGAACTGGAACGAATTCACCCGTGGTGCGCTTCAAGCCCTGAAGCAGGCTGGTCGCACGGATATTAAAGTGTACGGAATTGATTTGACTGACGAAGAGCTCCCTCTATTCCAAGATCCGAACAGCCCGTGGCAGGCGGCTTCCGCTACTAACCCGGGAGATGTAGGTAAGGTTCAAGCCCGGCTTGCTTATCAGAAAATTGCCGGTGAGCAGGTGCCGGAGGATGTGTCTATTGAGCCGCATCTTATTGACCGTACTGTGCTTCCCAAAGAGAAAATATCGTTCACCGATCTGGATAAATATGTCCCGGGCTGGGGCAAATCAGACGAAGCCCGCTCTCCGTGGATGGCCGAGCTGGAGAAAGGCTCAGCGAAATGA
- a CDS encoding ABC transporter permease: protein MSTVKVLRPVRAVNPVTGYIFRYGAVITIIGVIAFFSIVNDHFLTYNNLKDILKAISITTFLALGVTFSLVVDGFDVSVGSTTSLATIAAASALILHRQELLVTLLIPLLCGVLVGLFNALLVVKIKLPDLLATLAVMYIVNGIQMTYTKGYSIYEGMPGAEGEQTGKFIPSFLFIGQGEVLGIPVAVILMLIFVLIAYLFLEKTTLGRHMYMVGGNPEAANLFGIPVNRYRVLAYVISGLFAAIGGIVLASRIGTGQVSAGAPLLMDAVAAAYIGYALFGEKRPHVVGTLLGSILIGVLLNGLTMMNVPYFAQDIVKGSILVLALAFSFLRKDRQ, encoded by the coding sequence TTGAGCACAGTTAAAGTACTACGGCCCGTTAGGGCTGTTAATCCGGTTACCGGGTATATTTTTCGTTATGGGGCTGTCATTACTATTATCGGGGTCATCGCGTTCTTCTCTATCGTGAACGATCACTTTCTAACCTACAATAATCTGAAGGATATCCTTAAAGCAATCTCGATAACGACGTTCCTTGCCCTGGGCGTTACTTTCAGTCTGGTCGTAGACGGATTTGATGTCTCCGTGGGTTCCACAACCAGCCTGGCAACGATTGCCGCGGCATCGGCACTGATTCTTCACCGTCAGGAACTGCTTGTCACCCTGTTAATTCCCCTGTTGTGCGGAGTGCTCGTTGGCCTGTTCAATGCCCTGCTCGTAGTGAAAATCAAACTTCCCGATCTGCTGGCAACTCTAGCGGTGATGTATATCGTGAACGGGATCCAGATGACCTATACCAAAGGTTATTCCATCTACGAGGGAATGCCGGGAGCGGAGGGGGAACAGACGGGCAAGTTCATACCCTCGTTCCTGTTCATCGGACAAGGCGAGGTCTTGGGTATTCCGGTAGCAGTTATCCTCATGCTGATCTTCGTGCTGATTGCTTATCTGTTTCTGGAAAAGACAACGTTAGGACGTCATATGTACATGGTAGGCGGGAATCCCGAGGCCGCTAATCTGTTCGGAATTCCGGTCAACCGTTACCGGGTTCTTGCCTATGTGATCAGCGGCCTGTTCGCCGCAATCGGCGGGATTGTGCTGGCCAGCCGCATTGGTACCGGACAGGTCTCAGCAGGGGCCCCGCTGCTGATGGATGCGGTAGCTGCCGCTTATATCGGCTACGCCTTGTTCGGAGAGAAACGGCCGCACGTGGTAGGTACACTGCTCGGTTCAATTCTGATCGGTGTACTGCTAAATGGTCTTACGATGATGAATGTGCCTTACTTCGCTCAAGACATTGTTAAAGGTTCTATTCTTGTCTTGGCGCTGGCATTCTCATTCTTACGCAAGGATAGACAATAA
- a CDS encoding AAA family ATPase: protein MSIYEADAYVRSIELDRIRIPSYQQYPFNLGAVRHLHSLKLHPKVTYIIGENGMGKSTLMEAMAVAWGFNPEGGTKNFNFSTQATHSPLHEYIRLVRGRNRPRDGFFFRAESYYNLATNMEVLDREVSNARLIKDSYGGKSLHEQSHGESFLAAFLHRFGGRGLYILDEPEAALSPLRQMAMLARIHELVERNSQFIISTHSPILMAYPDSTIYNLTAEGMEVTSLEETDHYIIMKEFLNNKDKMLRELFD, encoded by the coding sequence ATGAGCATTTATGAGGCGGACGCGTACGTGAGGAGCATCGAGCTGGATAGGATCCGGATTCCTTCTTATCAGCAGTATCCGTTCAACCTGGGGGCGGTTCGGCATCTGCACAGTCTGAAGCTTCATCCTAAGGTTACGTATATCATCGGGGAGAACGGAATGGGCAAGTCCACATTGATGGAAGCGATGGCCGTTGCCTGGGGCTTCAATCCTGAGGGAGGTACGAAGAACTTCAACTTCTCCACCCAGGCCACGCACTCTCCGCTGCACGAATATATCCGCTTGGTTCGGGGCAGGAACAGACCGCGGGACGGGTTCTTCTTCCGGGCGGAGAGCTATTATAATTTGGCGACGAATATGGAGGTGCTGGACCGGGAAGTCTCGAATGCCCGACTTATAAAAGATTCATACGGCGGCAAATCGCTGCATGAGCAGTCGCACGGCGAGTCCTTTTTGGCGGCCTTCCTCCACCGGTTCGGGGGACGGGGGCTCTACATCCTGGACGAGCCGGAGGCCGCGCTGTCCCCACTGCGGCAGATGGCCATGCTGGCGCGGATCCATGAGCTGGTAGAGCGGAATTCCCAGTTCATCATCTCCACGCATTCTCCGATTCTTATGGCGTATCCCGATTCGACTATTTACAATCTGACGGCCGAGGGGATGGAGGTTACTTCACTGGAAGAGACGGACCATTACATTATCATGAAAGAGTTCCTAAATAATAAGGATAAAATGCTGCGTGAGCTGTTCGATTAA
- a CDS encoding ABC transporter permease, whose product MRSWFKIVWPPLVAVILFILAWQIGTSLFVTDKWLLPSPADIGREAAANPANLWDKTLATLQLTLLGLVIGLAVGLIIAITLHFIPILKSALYPLIILSQNIPTIALAPLLVVWFGFDLTPKLIIITLVCFFPVAVATLDGLSRTDHVMLNYMRMIGASRGQIFRKLELPYALPSILSGVKIASTYSVMGAIIAEWMGSGSGIGQYMLMQKSSFRTDRIFVAIMIIVVMSLLLFTLIVLLEKWLIRYKPEQKNK is encoded by the coding sequence ATGAGATCCTGGTTCAAAATAGTATGGCCGCCCCTAGTGGCGGTCATCTTGTTTATTCTCGCCTGGCAGATTGGAACCTCGTTATTCGTTACTGATAAATGGCTGCTTCCGAGTCCCGCCGATATTGGAAGGGAAGCGGCAGCCAATCCGGCCAATCTATGGGACAAGACCCTCGCCACTCTTCAGCTCACTTTGCTTGGACTCGTCATTGGCCTTGCCGTAGGACTTATCATTGCAATTACACTTCATTTCATACCTATCTTGAAGTCAGCTCTGTATCCGCTGATTATTCTGAGTCAGAACATCCCCACAATCGCGCTGGCTCCTCTGCTGGTCGTCTGGTTCGGCTTTGATCTGACGCCCAAGCTTATTATTATCACGCTCGTCTGCTTCTTCCCGGTCGCGGTTGCAACCCTGGATGGACTATCGCGGACCGATCATGTGATGCTCAACTATATGCGAATGATCGGGGCCAGTAGAGGGCAGATCTTCAGGAAGCTCGAGCTTCCCTATGCGCTTCCTTCCATCCTCTCCGGAGTTAAGATCGCCTCCACCTACAGCGTTATGGGAGCCATTATTGCGGAATGGATGGGAAGCGGGAGCGGCATCGGCCAGTATATGCTGATGCAGAAATCCTCATTTCGAACGGACCGGATCTTTGTTGCCATTATGATTATTGTAGTCATGAGTCTGCTGCTGTTCACACTTATTGTGCTCCTGGAGAAATGGTTAATCCGTTATAAGCCTGAACAGAAGAATAAATAA
- a CDS encoding TatD family hydrolase codes for MLNKIIDAHIHLDLYDEHIRTKLLGELAASGVESLVAVSMNLESSQQNQKLAMQYPGIVRPAYGFHPEQELPSEHDVDKLIQWIEQHADQMAAVGEIGLPYYSRLETTERGEAWDNAPYLHLLDRLLALAARLDKPVVLHAVYEDADLVCDLLEKHRITRAHFHWFKGAPHTIKRMASQGYYISFTPDLLYEPEIRELAERYPKHLVMAETDGPWPFEGLFKGQVTHPRMVRDVIAAYGAIHGITPQQAETMLYANTKRFYY; via the coding sequence ATGCTGAATAAAATAATCGACGCCCATATTCACCTCGATCTCTATGATGAGCACATCCGCACCAAGCTGCTTGGTGAGCTTGCAGCCAGCGGTGTGGAGTCCTTAGTTGCCGTCTCGATGAACCTGGAATCCTCGCAGCAGAATCAGAAGCTGGCCATGCAATACCCGGGCATCGTCCGGCCTGCTTACGGGTTTCACCCCGAGCAGGAACTACCGTCTGAACACGACGTGGACAAGCTGATACAGTGGATCGAGCAGCATGCAGATCAGATGGCGGCTGTCGGCGAGATCGGTCTCCCCTATTACTCCCGGCTAGAGACCACGGAACGCGGTGAAGCTTGGGACAATGCCCCTTATCTTCACCTGTTGGACAGACTGCTCGCTCTGGCCGCCCGTCTGGATAAGCCCGTCGTTCTGCACGCCGTCTATGAAGATGCGGATCTCGTCTGCGACCTGCTGGAGAAGCACCGGATTACCCGGGCGCATTTCCACTGGTTCAAGGGAGCGCCGCACACGATTAAGCGTATGGCCAGCCAGGGCTATTATATTTCCTTCACCCCCGACCTGCTGTATGAGCCGGAGATCAGAGAGCTGGCAGAGCGTTATCCGAAGCATCTTGTGATGGCAGAGACCGATGGACCTTGGCCATTTGAAGGACTTTTCAAGGGTCAAGTGACCCACCCGCGGATGGTGAGAGACGTCATCGCGGCTTACGGGGCGATTCACGGAATCACACCCCAGCAAGCGGAGACGATGCTGTACGCGAATACGAAGCGGTTCTACTATTAA
- a CDS encoding thiamine-binding protein produces MANTLLSIQIIPKTPGGEDVIPYVDRAIEVIQASGVKHQVNALETTMEGELSELLDIVKKMNEAVIEFGSPSIISQIKILYTPEGASMDKLTEKYRP; encoded by the coding sequence ATGGCCAACACCCTGCTAAGTATACAGATTATTCCGAAGACCCCGGGCGGTGAGGATGTGATTCCTTACGTCGACAGGGCCATTGAGGTTATTCAGGCTTCCGGTGTGAAGCATCAAGTGAACGCCCTTGAGACAACGATGGAAGGGGAACTGAGCGAGCTCCTGGATATTGTGAAGAAGATGAATGAAGCGGTGATAGAGTTCGGCAGTCCAAGCATTATTTCGCAGATCAAGATTCTGTACACACCCGAAGGTGCGAGTATGGATAAGCTGACGGAGAAATACCGTCCATGA
- a CDS encoding cold-shock protein, whose protein sequence is MNYRKKTLEEVPEEITPIWSCTNDSCNGWMRDNFAFDYTPACPLCSSEMEKSSKMLPLLVNNNADMKSLKKGVQIDQ, encoded by the coding sequence ATGAATTATCGAAAGAAAACGTTAGAAGAAGTTCCTGAGGAGATCACGCCGATTTGGTCCTGCACCAATGACAGTTGCAACGGATGGATGAGGGATAATTTTGCGTTTGACTACACTCCTGCTTGCCCTCTATGTTCTTCTGAGATGGAGAAGAGTTCAAAGATGCTTCCCTTGCTTGTTAACAACAATGCCGATATGAAGTCGCTCAAGAAGGGTGTTCAGATCGATCAGTAA
- a CDS encoding ASCH domain-containing protein — MKVLSMIQPWASLFVLGEIKYETRSWRTRYRGPLAIHASLRTDKAACRDEPVFSVLAKHGYTETKLPTGVILATCRLVNCYRVTGNSGDSAVLEEGQEVKGNDYLFGDYRVDHFAWEVEDMTLLPEFIPAKGQLGLWEYPILS; from the coding sequence TTGAAGGTACTGTCGATGATTCAGCCTTGGGCAAGCCTCTTTGTTCTCGGGGAAATCAAATATGAAACAAGGTCGTGGAGAACACGTTACCGCGGACCGCTCGCGATTCATGCCAGCTTAAGAACAGACAAGGCAGCCTGCCGTGACGAGCCTGTATTCTCAGTCCTTGCCAAGCATGGCTATACCGAGACGAAGCTGCCAACTGGCGTAATCCTGGCAACTTGCCGTCTTGTAAATTGTTACAGGGTTACCGGGAATAGCGGGGATTCCGCAGTATTGGAGGAGGGTCAAGAGGTTAAAGGGAATGACTACCTGTTCGGTGATTACAGGGTCGATCATTTCGCTTGGGAAGTTGAGGATATGACCCTGCTCCCTGAGTTCATTCCAGCGAAGGGACAGCTTGGACTTTGGGAATACCCCATTCTCAGCTGA
- a CDS encoding pyridoxamine 5'-phosphate oxidase family protein, producing MDRQHLESQIEQALKDNKFGSFGTVENGGPKVRYMAIYHEGLTIYLATDRKTHKVEELQNNPKAALLLGYEQGGTGDIVEIEGEATISSEDSLKSKVWKDEFKKYLDGPDDPDYVVIKLVPSRIEFVPQGSDRQVWTAS from the coding sequence ATGGATCGTCAGCATTTGGAATCGCAGATTGAACAAGCCCTGAAGGATAATAAGTTTGGTTCCTTCGGAACCGTTGAGAACGGTGGCCCCAAGGTGCGTTACATGGCTATTTACCATGAGGGACTGACTATATACCTGGCTACCGACCGCAAGACGCATAAGGTGGAAGAGCTACAGAACAACCCCAAGGCAGCGCTGCTGCTAGGATATGAGCAGGGAGGAACGGGGGATATTGTTGAGATTGAGGGCGAGGCAACCATCAGCAGTGAGGACAGCCTCAAGTCCAAGGTCTGGAAGGATGAGTTCAAGAAGTATCTGGACGGACCGGATGATCCGGACTATGTAGTCATCAAGCTGGTGCCTTCGCGTATCGAATTCGTACCCCAGGGCTCTGACCGTCAGGTCTGGACCGCCTCATAA
- a CDS encoding ABC transporter substrate-binding protein has translation MKKRIWSLLLLSCVVVLAAAGCGAPKQADSGSAATGTTSTPAAEKTKELKEIKVVLDWTPNTNHTGLFAAKELGYYKDAGLNVDIIQPGSGSADSMIASGAAQFGVSYQESITQGRTQNVPLVSLAAVIQHNTSGFAAPVDRKIKSPKDFEGKKYGGWGSPVEEAVMKSIMELQGADVSKVTNINIGNADYFTAVKRDIDFAWIYYGWTGIEAQLRGQPLDMLYVKDYSDKLDYYTPVIASSEKLIASDPEMVKAFMDATSKGYEYAIDHPEEAAKILLKAAPDLDEKLVVASQKWLSPRYKDDARRWGEQKESVWKNYSDWMYERKLLDKPLDASKAFSNDYLPEAK, from the coding sequence ATGAAAAAGAGAATATGGAGTCTGCTTCTGCTCAGCTGTGTTGTTGTACTTGCAGCGGCGGGCTGCGGAGCTCCAAAGCAAGCGGACAGCGGCAGCGCCGCAACCGGTACCACATCAACTCCCGCTGCCGAGAAGACGAAGGAGCTGAAGGAGATCAAGGTCGTGCTCGACTGGACTCCGAATACGAATCACACCGGCCTTTTTGCCGCCAAAGAGCTTGGGTACTATAAGGATGCTGGACTGAACGTGGATATTATTCAGCCCGGAAGCGGATCGGCTGATTCCATGATTGCTTCGGGTGCCGCCCAGTTCGGTGTCAGCTATCAGGAGAGCATTACTCAAGGCCGCACACAGAACGTGCCGCTGGTATCCCTGGCGGCCGTGATTCAGCACAACACCTCGGGCTTTGCAGCCCCGGTTGACCGCAAGATCAAATCTCCCAAAGACTTCGAAGGGAAGAAATATGGCGGCTGGGGATCCCCTGTGGAAGAAGCGGTAATGAAATCGATCATGGAGCTCCAGGGTGCTGACGTCTCCAAAGTTACCAATATCAATATCGGTAATGCCGATTATTTCACAGCTGTGAAGCGGGATATTGACTTCGCCTGGATCTATTATGGGTGGACCGGAATCGAGGCACAGCTTCGCGGACAACCGCTGGATATGCTCTACGTCAAGGACTACTCAGACAAGCTTGACTATTACACACCAGTCATCGCTTCCAGTGAGAAGCTCATCGCGAGCGACCCGGAAATGGTCAAAGCCTTCATGGACGCAACCTCCAAAGGTTATGAGTATGCCATCGACCATCCGGAAGAGGCAGCCAAGATTCTGCTTAAGGCTGCACCGGACCTGGACGAGAAGCTGGTTGTGGCCAGCCAGAAGTGGCTAAGCCCCCGGTACAAGGATGATGCCCGACGTTGGGGAGAACAGAAAGAATCCGTATGGAAGAATTACTCTGATTGGATGTATGAACGCAAGCTGCTGGATAAGCCTCTGGACGCAAGCAAGGCATTCTCCAATGATTATCTGCCTGAAGCCAAGTAA